AGTATGAAGTATGCTGAAGGATGCAAAGCCTTCCCTTTTTGAGACATTGGCTGAATGGGAGCATGCAGTATGCTGTGCAAGACCTCTCTATCCAAGAACTGTGTAATGCTACATAACCAGAGTCACATTTGTGTCTTTACTGCCTTAgttcacatgcttctttcacttcaaGTACTGCTtctgtatctcttagcttgtcaacaaatgcatgtgtacagcttcCCATGAGTTGGTGAGATTGAACTTTGAATTTGTCTTTACAATGGTGCATTACTCTCTCCACTTGTAGGAGAAAAAGCAATTATAACATCACCATTTtccagttttatttatgtttttctgaGTGAGACGTAAACTCCACCAACTCCTACTCTCTTCTGTCCTTCAGGTATTAAATGAAGAATGTGATCAGAACTGGTACAAAGCAGAGCTGAATGGAAAAGAAGGATTCATCCCTAAAAACTACATTGAAATGAAACCGCATCCGTAAGTACCAGCTTCACAACGCACCTCAGTGAGTGaacaaatacaatatattatactTGAGTGTCAATGGTAAATAAAATATCACTACAGAATAACATGACACTTGGGGCCTTCTTTTGtccacatacactcacacacacacacacacacacacacacacacacacacacacacacacacacacacacacacacacacacatacacacaggtggTTTTATGGGAAGATACCACGGGCAAAAGCAGAGGAGATGCTGAATAAACAGAGGCATGATGGGGCGTTTCTtatcagagagagtgagagtgcacCGGGGGATTTCTCCTTGTCTGTCAAGTATGTCTGTTCTACTCTTTTCTATTAAATTTGAATCTGTTTTAGGTATGCTTTCCTTGTCTTTTCTGTTCTGCTCTATTTTTGCTGGCTTTCATATCTTTTATTttgcattacttttattttatctatttaatttaatCTTATCCTGTTTTATTTTGCACTGCTGTACTCTAACCAGTTCTATTTTGCTTTATTCTTCCCTATATTTTCTATTATGTTCTGTTCTATACTGTTGGCCTCTACTCTGTTCTGTTTTGCTGTCTTTTGGTCTGTTGTTATTGTACTTTACTCTGTGTTGTTTGATTTGACTCATTTTGATTTGTAGTTCTGCTCTGTTCTCttcagtttttttctgtattttttctgtttttattctattCTCCTTTCTACAtattgtaccgtatttttcggactataaggcgcacttaaaaacttttaattttcacaaaaattgacagtgcgtcttataatacggtgcgccttttgtatggattttacccctcaggttgtaaggagcagtaaacacacactccgtgcagcgttatagagagtttcagtgctatacagagtccagagccgtgcagctccgaggctggagcagcaatagcattagctagcttattcactgttcagagatcagtattatctaaattatctaaagtaaacacacactccgtgcagagccgtgcagctccgtggctggagcagcaatagcattagctagatgctaaccgctaagctagctagctttttcactgcttcagagatcagtattatctaaatttagtacttttaatactgctggagcagtattattagagttagatgctaatcgctaagcgttccctgttcagaggtgagttatcggcctgtaagtctgtgctgctttgcctggctagcattagctagatgctaagcgctaactctctcagaggtgagttttatcagcctgtaatctgcttgtttaccgtgttaaaacaagctacgggggacgaatcgctagctaatatctcactgtcttaccagaacacgcaggattactcagtgtaacgctgtcgtttaagtttgggttaactttactagtttaggggactagctagcgtgctagcggatagctatgctaacgctggtgcagcaagccttagtggaaatctggaaatctaagcttactgtaaataaactgaagcactttactcacccaaataaacagttttcaggagaggaatctgtgtagattaatatccagcactcgtttgactttgaaagagctagatttctatactgagacgctccaccggcaagacacccaccccccccccgccatggcgccacccctgttcactttgatataggcaccctttctagtgtcacttaatgcgccttataatgcgatgcgccctatgtatggaaaaataccaaaaaataggcgttctttgatggtgcgtcttataatacggtgcgccttatagtccgaaaaatacggtactctatTCAGTACACTCGTATGTGATGTTGTACTAATCTGTTTGTGCAGAATTATGGATGTGTGTTAATGTGAACAGTTAAACTGGGTCAACACTTGTTCTCCTGCTGTGCAGCCAAAAGGGTTTTTACAGTAACTACAGAATTACTGTGAAAATCTGCTCACTGTTCTGAaccattaaatttaaaatgttttcctgATCCTAGATTTGGGAACGACGTGCAGCACTTTAAAGTCCTGCGGGACGGCGCAGGGAAGTACTTCCTGTGGGTGGTGAAGTTTAACTCTCTGAACTCTCTGGTGGACTACCACCGCTCCACCTCAGTCTCCAGAAACCAGCCCATCTTCCTGAGAGACATTGAGCAGGTGCCACAGGTGAGCCATGAATCTGCACACTAGTATGGtcatttaatcagatttttagtCAAATTCACAATATCGATTATAactattaataatgtaaaaatgatgatgataaagacCATTCTCATTTTGAAGAGAGTAGTAGATATTTTGAGCTAGTTTGGAGAACAAAGCCTGGTTCCAGATTTTTACTGGATGCCTTCACCAgatcacctgatttaacatcattaagcacTGTTTTACTGATTTAACTAACCTGGGGGTGATTTAATAAGAACTATACATAAAACTAGACTAACATCAGCTGTGGAGATGGGTTAAataacacagtgatgtaaaaccTCTACTTTTATACaaattctaatataaaaaaaatataatgttttactgagtaaataaacaaTTTGTCACTGTCACACAAATATGTCCTATCTCCAAAACTCTAACTTCACAtaagatatattttatatatttaagaatTTATACATAGGTTAGTTTTTATATTATGTCTGGCCAGATAACTGTTTCACTTTAAAACTAGTCTTTAATACTATTGGTCTTCGTGGATGATACATTTTTCCAGAAATAAATGCAATAGACAGTATCGTTTTAAGAATTTTAGAGAAAATTGTATGCCAATAATATAATGctaatatataatagtatatatataattcattaaAATAGCATATTAAAGTAATTGCACCCTTTTTTAAGAGTAAATAACATACATGGGAAACATGTTTAAGTAATCTCATTGAATGCAACAAATAAatttaaatcactatttttaaagACACACTCCTTACTAAGTAAGCACAGTGGAGGATAGCAGGTTTAGATGTTTTTGGGGGGATGTCCATGTATCGtttgataagttgataatgtagcTATCACGACCAgcctataatgctttataataataTAGATATATTGTGATTGACTGCATTGTAATACAGTATGATACAGTATGAATGAGTCATACAGTCTTTTGGTGTTTGATGGAATCATATGGAGATTGATACAGTGTTAATACAATTATattgcatggtgtgtgtgtgtctgcagcatTCCACGTATGTGCAGGCTTTGTTCGACTTCGACCCGCAGGAGGAGGGCGAGCTAGGTTTCAGACGTGGAGATTTCGTCCAGGTGCTGGACAACTCTGACCCCAATTGGTGGAAGGGGGCATGCCATGGCCAGACCGGAATGTTCCCTCGCAACTACGTCACTCCCGTCACTCAAAACATGTAACTGCTGGCTGACGGAGccgaaaaaaatacagaaaaaaatcacaaacaaaaacacacaaactggaACTGTCTGTTAAAGTGAGCGGGGGGCTCCCAGCCGGGTTGCCATGGAGACAGAGACCATGCAGGGGAGTCGGGGAAGAATAGGCTGACTGACGGCTCAGAGTGCCGATTGGCTGAGAGAAGCAGAACTGAGCTGCACTGTTGGTTGGCAGTGTGGCGCAGCTGATTGGCTGGAAGGTTGTGGACCTGCTGGTGAGATGCTGTGTAAGGTGAGGAAGCTCTGGCAGTGAACCTGAACACCTTGGACTGTGCTGCTCCTCTACATGCCAGACTGTGACTCCTTCTCAGCCAGCCAAACTGAATTACAAAGAACAGAAGAGAACATGTACAGAAACATGActgaaataatattaataataataataacagcaaaaataataataatggcgaCTCTACAGAGCGTCAAGCATGTGAATGCCCGGAAAAGGGTTTCACACTGACATTCTGAACGACCCACATTCTGTATCATTTTTAAAAGCATATTTTACATGTGCTTGCGATCATGTGTTCTTATACACTAtgtttccaaatgtttgtgggcatcccttctaatgaatgcattcggTTGCATACTACAAGTCGAGCTCACAGATGTGCACTTGCACACACTCACAACATTTTGATTCCCTGTAGAGTAGTatagccagagagagagaaagctgtggagctgtgaagcagtgaaactgtgttctctggaatgatgaagctccatccaTAGGTTTGGATGGGATGGGATGTGTTGGGGAAGAGTCGGGGTTGTGATTGATCATCCAACACCTGGACTTCTgattttgtcactgaatgcaatcaaatcctcacaggaaTACgtactccaaaatctagtaggaaACCTTCCCTGCTCCAACAAAAACATGAtaatttttaatacccttgattttttaagaaagaatgaatgaacagttgtcttaatacttttgtccatattatgTATGTTCCTCTCAGTAATGCTGTCCCTGTTTTGTGTGAGTGCATTTGGGGTTATGAGTAATAATAATGTTGTTATTACTGTGCTGTATTACTCATAATATCAGAGATCATATCATTTTCAATTCAGCATGTGTAAATCTCTTAATCCTCATATCATAATATTCAATGATGTCATAGAGCCAGTGGTGTCATAGGGCTGGTTCACTCCAACGTGAGGTTAAGGAATACACTGTGTACTTCAAGTGAAAATAAATGACTGAATACAATCTTCTTAAAGCTACTTCTGCAGAAGGAGCCAGTGCTGACCAGACACACACTGACCACTGATCTGTCAGAGAGGATGTCTTGCAGTGTGAATCTGATTGGTTTAAAGCTCCAGTTGTGATGACCTGAGTAATGTTTGctgatatatatattatattttcacaTATACTCTTAAAATGGAAAGTGCTACAATTGGTTCTTTGagcaatacaataaaacaaccaCTTCTGGCTCCATAAAGAACAATGGGCCTGTCTGATGCTGTTTTCACACTGTATCCGCTGTGCTTTTCACTCAAGTCCGAACAAGCAGCTCTTAACATCACTTGCAGTAAACACTGCACTGTAGCTGCCAGTTGGGCATAAAAGTGAAAGGAGCTCTCCATCCTCTTGAGACTCCCTTCTTAAAGGGACATTACGTTTCTGCTTCTGTGCATCATGATAGTCAATTTTTTAAATCGTTGACCTCGTTTGGCCTCATATATCACACtgcccgtaccatctagtggtcacataaCACTCAATTGATTAcaaacaagatggcgggaatcccgggcaaaagtttctacagccagtacagaaacatgggccaggtaaaaattctaaTGCAATTTTATGTTTAAGAATAGTCTATTTACTAggcaaaaaaataatgtaaatgttaaaataaattactgtacacatatgagaacattgttttttgcaaaaaaaaaacaaaaaacaaatgtgttGTAAAGCACAGCAGTGAATTTTCTGCATCCAGTGTGAAAACTGTATTCACCAAACGtactttaaaaattatttttactaAAATCCAAAGTTTTAGACTCATTCACTCATGTTCTCTTAATTGGATTTTTTCAGTTTAGAATAGATTATTTTAGGACAGGAGTCCATGTGGTTTTAAAGCATCTCATGAACCTGACATACTTTTTATTagatctttatttaaaaactatttaaggAACATATTTAAGATGGTATTGCTAAATGAAGCCCCAAATTTGTAAAGAAGAAACTAGGAAATCAGTATCAGGATAACTCTCACTTAAACCATTTCAGGATTTGGTCTGAGTTGTGTTTGAGCCGCATGGTTATGCAGTGTAAATTCATTCATCTCCCCAGGAGAACTCCTCCCAGTACCACAAAACACCAGTTATAAGCAAATGGAGTGAATTTGCTCATTTCAGCCCACACTTTAATCAGATTTCAGACTTTCCTCTGTAAACCTTAATTATTTTTACGCAAAAATCCTATCTCtgtaaggaaacaaaaaaaatggatctTTTTGTATAGCGTCGCTCTAAACCTACACCTTttgtagcatttttttatttttaagggtgtACAGTTCTAAACACtaaaacaaatgaattaaaatatgtatacatcTCAGCATGAAATACCTGTAAACACACCACCCGGCTGAACAGTCCAGCTAAGCAAGCAAGCTAGCTACACTGGTTGACTAGCTACACTGGTTGTGTTTGTCATTATGACCAGCTTGACTTACCTAGCTATATCTAGCTAGCTATAAACATGGACTGAAGTAGCTAACTACATTAGCACAGCTCAAAACAGTAGCAGCCAAATAAAAGTCTGAATGATGtttgtgcttttctttttttaaaactgtttctTTAACATTAAAGAGGTTACATGTAGCTTAGCTCTTGGTCTTAAACCATGATTTCAGACGTTAAACCAGCAAATTTGCATATTAGCTGCTAGCTAACGGGTATTTTTGCATTCAGTTCTCAGCTCTGTGCCTTTCCACCTCTGGAGTTTCCTCTGTAAGGAAAATACTATATTAAAGTGCTGGTTGATAATGATTTATGTAATGGTgttaacagttttatttttagtCTTTTCAATTAATGGGTCAGTATCAACATAATGTGCCATTTGTGACgacagcatagttgtttaaatttcatacgaacactgtgtaaaaatacagttatcaatatttactctgaatgaacaaaTTCTGACAAATATAGATCAATGTTAAACTTGATTTTACAgttctttttgtacattttatacagttcatACATTGCTTTGGTGgggaattaaatgttttaattattcaattaaccATTTTCATAAAAAGAGTTATTTATCAAGATAGTTAAACATTTCATACCATTCGCTGTTCACCCTGTTATCTTAGGATAAATTCCCTTTTAATAAAGGAACATGTGACCTCAGTAACATCACaactataataatattaatattaatattaatattaatagtaagtTCACTTAATAGTTTTCATATTGGCtgcatattttaaaaagtttgcaACTCTGATTCAACCACTCTTTTATTCCccaccctgtcatgcagcttgtcataaCAAGGTGAACAAAAGCATGcacaaaaaaagtaattaagctCGGAAATATGAAGTCATACACATATGATAAATAGTAAAAAGTAAGTCATTTTTATTTTGAGGaacaaaaggcacagtattttgataatgacccacatactgagaaaaataataatgatgaaaaaGTCTAGCTCCATTACAGGTTAGAGTGGTGAGCAGGGGACATGGACCAGGATGTTATTTGTTAATATTATTTTGCCCCACCCACCAGTGCATGTTAACATCTTCAAATGTCAGAAGATGTTTACACATAGATGGAGGGCTTTGGATGAAATAGTATGATGAATCATGTTTAATAACAAGATAAACAGTgttctgtatcactgtatcacAGAAAGCCAGCATTCATATCACTACATGGGCCCTTAGGTtgtgtgcaaaagtttgggcatctCTGTTCAAATGACGCATGTTTTGGATGTTTTAAGTGTTAAAAAGCAAACAAATTCTCTTCACTGAACTTGTTTGACAATTTTCTGGACATTTTAAATCTCttcttgtatgtatttttatgtttactgatttaaacatataaaaaatgtgCCATAATCTTTGCCattctatgttttattttttccatgtttctttgttgttatttGTGTTTTACAATGCGACTCTGTAAAAGATGTGACCACAATATCAACTATACCTTAAAATCAACCATAGCATTAAATCCACTGGCTAATATTGATGATCTTCCAGTGGCACCTGTCCAGAGgtagatatacagtattaggcagcaagtgaagaaACAGTCAGTACTTGAGGTTGATGTGCTGAAAGCATACGTTGTAGTGGCTAGAGGACTGCATCAGAACATCtctaaaacatcaggcaggtcctgTGAGGTGTTCCCGGGTGCAGTGGTATGTACCTATTAAAGGGCTCTGTTAAAGGACACAGATGTGAAGACAGGGCCATGGGTGCTCAAGGACTTGGACAAGGGGAATCTACACAATTTTAAGCATAAGCACTTAAGACCTCTGCCTTTCAGTAAATTATTTCACAGATTTCTGTCTTTTAGCTAAATATATGAGCtctttttaatgactttttaatcATATAAAACAACAGCTAATGATTGGTTAGTGATGTGCTACAGCCTTTTAGTTCTGGCACCACCGGTTCAGACACCGCCAGTGTCTGAGCCTTAAAACTAGCCAGTGGAGTGTGCTGTGTTGCTCTTTATACCATGAATGGCAATGTCTGTCATTTCTAATGACATAAAAGAGCTTTCACATCCTCAGTATGTCTCTGCTCTCACATTACTAAGCCATTTTTCAAACTGTGACTGCAGCTAATTGGATCTATGAACAAGGCCAAGGCCTATAGAGCCCATATCCTTTCTTGTGTTCTAATTTATTCCCTGAGCTCCAATTATAGCGTCTGCATGGGATTTTTAACCAAAATACCCAAAATTCATTCTAATCCGACCTCTCTCTCATCTCATAAAACAGTGGTTCTCAAGGCAGTTCTCTGTAAACCATAGACAGTAGTTCAGTAGTTCATAGTTCAGTTAATTTTGAGCAAAACACAAGATTACAATGCCAATTTAATTCTTTGTCGGTTCTTGATGAACTGTTGCCTTTTTCTTTACTGTTGTTGTTGCTGAATGAaacaaatatatttgtaaaatgtgCCCATAGAGTGAATAGTTAAACAGGA
This DNA window, taken from Astyanax mexicanus isolate ESR-SI-001 chromosome 5, AstMex3_surface, whole genome shotgun sequence, encodes the following:
- the grb2a gene encoding growth factor receptor-bound protein 2a, whose translation is MEAVAKYDFNATADDELSFRRGETLKVLNEECDQNWYKAELNGKEGFIPKNYIEMKPHPWFYGKIPRAKAEEMLNKQRHDGAFLIRESESAPGDFSLSVKFGNDVQHFKVLRDGAGKYFLWVVKFNSLNSLVDYHRSTSVSRNQPIFLRDIEQVPQHSTYVQALFDFDPQEEGELGFRRGDFVQVLDNSDPNWWKGACHGQTGMFPRNYVTPVTQNM